The Theobroma cacao cultivar B97-61/B2 unplaced genomic scaffold, Criollo_cocoa_genome_V2, whole genome shotgun sequence genome segment GGTTAAGATGTTTCATTTGTTGGTATAGAAGCTTTAACTCAGACTCCTGACATTCTGAAAATTCAGGACCAAATTGCAGAATTATTGGGTTTAAAGCTAGAAGAAAAGAGTACAGTAATAAGAGTCTAATGGAGAAATCTCATCGCTCAACTCCTGTTAACAAAGTAGTGCATCTAAGTACCAGTCAAAGAAGGCAACCAGCAGCTCACCAAAGCCATCTGATGCAGCAGAGTCTGTTGCACCACTAACTAACCAACTACAGgtccatcatcatcatcacatgatGATGCATAAAATAACAATCAATCTTAATATATTTGTGCGTTTATGAAATACTTTATTTTGAGCAAATTAGATAATATTAAGATTatcacattaaaaaaaatacaaaagattAGACAATATCCATATCTTAAAAACTTACTGGTATTAATGAAAATTGagtagaaaaaccaaaacttaaattaaaaaaaaatgagacaCGTATTATTAGGTGTTTTGGTTGAGTTAGAACTTTCGaattagaaaagaagaacGAAATTTAAcgagaaatgaaaataaataactaaaaaagaaCCAAATGATTGTAGTCGACATCTGCTTCCAAGTCATGAGCTTGGAAAATGTCATTTCCTGTTGCAAGTGGGGGAatagagaaattaaaaaatgaaaagagagaaaagaataagCATCCAAAATGAAGGAGATGACGGTCGAAACCTCAAGTTTGGTAGGTTGCTGGTACTTAGTTATCTCCCTAAGATTCTTTAGAATTATTAGCACTAGCCGGCTGATATATTATAAGTAGCAGTTGTACTGTCCTTTCATGGAATggaatatattattaataagtTCAATTGCATCCAAGCCTTCCACACCAATTGTCAATTATTAACTTATTTATtgtaaacattaaaattattaatacaatgaataatataataaataaagaaaatggtaagaggaaatttaaataaaatccaAAACTTCAACTATAACAATTGAAGACTTTGGGTTGTAGCAATCGGAACCTTGAGTTACAGGGGAATCAAGAATCAATTAGTAAGGTGACAAACAAGCccttataaatttatttaatattttaaattcattgttctcaacaataaaaataataaaatattttaaatttttaaattcattgataatttaattagtaaGCAAAATCTCCTCCCTTGACGACCAACACACTTGCTGTGGTGATCTTTACTCTTGTTGTCCGGACAAGTAAGAATAAAACTACTGCTTCTCAAATTGTTCTTTCTCCCTCTCTTTAAACACTCAGTCTTCTTCTCTACTGATAACTAcatttgttcttgtttttcctttatgGGTAACTTACTCTCAATTCCATTGTCGTGTGATACCATATTTTCCCGCTGCTGGGATTGTGCTGCTGGACAAGCTATCTACACTTgcaagcttgaagaaaacctTGCTGACTTGAACACAGCACTGGACGAATTAAAGGAGCGAAGGAATGATGTGATGAGAAAGGTCAACATCGCTGAACAAGGAAATATGAAACAGCTGGACCAAGTTCAAGGATGGCTTTCAAGAACAGAGGCTATGATAAATGATGTTGATCAACTGATTACAGACGGTCctcaagaaatcaagaaattatgTATGGGAGGCTGTTTTTCCAAGAATTACATGTCCAGCCTAAGATTTAGCAAAACTGTATCTAGAAAACTCCATGATGTTAAAGATTTAAACTTGAAAGGAGCTTTTGAAGAGGTAGCTACGACGGCACCAGCAGCTTTAGTGGTTGAAAGACCGAGTGACTTTGCCATAGGCTTGGAATCAATGTTAAATACGGTGTGGAGTAGCTTTGAAGAAAAACATGTGGGAATTATTGGCATATATGGCCTAGGGGGCGTTGGCAAGACTAGGCTCTTGACTGAAATCAACAACAGGATTGCTCTTTCATCCGGTGGATTTGAAGTGGTTATTTGGGTGGTGGTGTCTAAAGGATTTTATGTTGAAAAGGTCCTAGATGACATTGCAAAAAGGATAGGCGTTTCTAGTGGAACGTGGAATGATAAAACTACTGAAGAGAAAGCTACAGAGATCTTTGGggttttgagaaaaaagagaaagcgAGTGGATCTATCTAAGGTAGGGATACCTTCCCCGACTCAAGAAAATGGTTTCAAACTAATTTTTACAACACGTTCTATCGAGGTGTGTGGCCAAATGAGAGCTGATAAAAAGATTGAAGTGACATGTTTGCCAGAAGAAAAGGCTTGGCAATTGTTTGAAGAACATGTTGGTAAAGATCCCTTTGATAGTCTTCCAAATATTCGTGACTTAGCTCAAGAGGTGGCCAAGGAATGTGGAGGACTACCTCTGGCGCTCATCACAATTGGTCGTGCCATGGCTTACAAGACTACATATGAAGAATGGAAATATGCAATTGAAGTCTTGAGGAGATCATCAGCTACTTCGATTTTTCAAGGCATGGGTGAAAAGGTATATCCACTTCTAAAATATAGTTTTGATAGTTTGTCAAGTGACATGGTTCGATCTTGCCTCTTATATTGTAGTTTATTCTcagaagatttttttattctaaaagaATGGCTTATAGATTGCTGGATAGGAGAAGGATTTTTGGATGAACATGACAACATTAGTCAAGCTCGAAATCAAGGCCACCATATCATTGGTTCTCTCATTCAGGCATGTTTGTTGGAAGAAGTAGATGATTGGTATGTTAAAATGCATGATGTGATTCGTGACATGTGTTTGTGGATAGCATGTACATGTGAAGCAGAGAAGTGGAAGTTTTTTGTGCAAGCAGGTTATCAATTGACTAAAGTGCCAGAGGTTGGAAAATGGACAGGTGTACGAAGAATGTCACTGATGGACAACAAGATTGAAAATCTAAAGGAAGCACCTAACTGTCCTGATCTCCAATCTTTGTTTCTAAGTGGTAATAAACCTTTAGACATGATCGACGATGACTTCTTCCAATTTATGTGTGTCCTTAAAGTTTTGGACTTGTCACGAAATAAAGGTATTGCAGAATTTCCAATGGGAATTTCAAAATTGGTATCTCTAGAATATCTCGACCTATCATTTACAAACATAAGAGAGCTACCAATTGAATTGAGGGCTTTAAAAAAACTGAAATGTTTCAAATTGCAGTACATAGACAATCGCATCAAAATCCCAAGAGGGTTGATGCCTGGTTTCTCAAAGCTGGAAATATTGAGAATGATTggttcttttcctttctataAGGATGAGGCAATGGAAGATGATAATGAATGCTTGGTAGAGGAATTGCAGTGCTTGAACCACTTGAACGTGTTGACCTTGACCGTAACAAGTGCTTTTGCTGTTGATAGATTTTTGAGTACTGAGAAGTTATACAACTTCATTGAATGGATTGGCCTTCAATATTTAAAGGACTCAAAGCAATTGAACGTTTTATCTTTAGCGAGTTTCAAGAGTTTAAATACTCTTTCCCTTGTGGAATGTGAAAGTTTGGAAGAAGTGAAGACAGTGTGGGAAGGGGAAGGCAGAATAATAAAAGGAGCTATTGAAATTCAAACCTCTGTGATTGCAAGTGTACCATGCTTTCAAAGCCTTCTCGATGTTCGCATAGATGGTTGTTCAAAGTTGAGAGACATAACATGGCTGATTTTGGCTCCAAATCTGAAGAGGTTACTTGTACTGAATTGCGataaaatggaagaaataatCAATGAGATAAAATTGCGACAGGTGGTAGAGCTTGTGAAAACTTTAAACCGATTTTCAAATCTCCAATATCTTGTTTTATTAAATCTACCAGAATTGAAGAGCATTTACTTGGATGCACTGCCCTACTCATGTATGAAGGTAATTCGTGTTAGAAAATGCCCAAAGCTGAGGAGACTTCCACTCAACTCCAACAGTgcaaaaggaaacaaaatcaGCATTTACGGTGAAGAAAAGTGGTGGAAAGAGCTCCAATGGGAGGATGAATCTACTCAAAATGCTTTTCTTCCCAGTTTCATTCCatggtgaaattgaaaagtaaTGAAATGTGGTGAATCTTTGTCTTTTGGTAAGTAATTGGAGCTCTCATGGTTTCTTGTGTAGTGTGATTGCTTGCTACTTTTTCAATGTTGACTAACTGTTTGTTATATTGTCTATTAGAAGTTCAAACcaaatttcttattttgttttatttttcctatGTTTATCGAACATGCCTTGCCAACTTCTTCAGTGTAATCCTTGTCATAGTGATGCAAATTGTTTTCATTGGGAATACTTGTGGAACTGTTTTGGGGAATGTTGTTGTCCAATGCTCTATTGGTTTCGTGGAAATTTGGTAATCATGAGTTAATTTATCATGATACTTGGTTAAATACTTGCAGAGagtatgttttttttttatgatcttatttatcatgatattttattatcgaAAAATATTGTAGATGTGAAGTAAGACAATTGTTAGTGTTGCTATCCTCAATCAAGCTTGATCTGGCTACCTGTGTGCTGGCTGTCTCAAGATAAAGAACCCTCAGAAAGCACAATCACTTGTTGTTCCTTTTTAGCAGATTGGGAAAGACTTTAAAGCTCGTTTGTGTATAAGTTATTGTGAAAGACTTGTTGTTCCTTAGAAAATAAGTTATTGTGGTATAGATTGGAATTTCTTGTTCCTTAAATTGAATTGCTTGTAATAGTGTTGCTTTCCTGCACTTTAGTCCTTGGGATGTTTTGTCTGTAAGAcagatttaattttcttgtccTATTTCTTCTTGGAAGAATGAAATATCAATTATCCATAAAAGGTTACTTGCCCTCCCCTTTCCCTCCCCCATCCactcacacacacaaacacacacacactatGTTTAAGTGGTCATCTTACAGAAATTTTTTAGTTGTGCATTGTGCTTCAGTACCTGCTAGTTGTCCTTGTTTCAAATCTGGCTCTATATCTCACCACAGTGACTTGGGGACATTTTGATGAACTCAGAAAGCTTGAATTTGAGCTGTGATAAACCATAAACTTGGGAACATCTCTGCTCATGTAACTTTCTTCATCATCGGGTCAGACAAGGCTTGGAAATAGAATTTAATCTTTTCAAATCCAATAGTTTACAGTGCAATAATAAAATCTACATTCCATGTCAGgagaaataataaattattctCTAACGGACTCGTTTCATAGTGAAATAACCAAAAAATAGTCATTATCCATCCAAGATTTTCTATCTGTGATGCTACACAATCTCCATCACATTTTCAATCAACAAATTATGAGCTAATACCATCACATTCTCATCCAAGCTCAATTCATTTATCAATTAAGGGGAAATCACCAATTCCATAGCTCAAGTCAAGATGCCTCTGTATAAAAAGTCAACCAACCAGCCCATatacttaaattcaaatacatAAGTTGGTTAAACGCATAAGCATTTGCTATAGGCAGTTATTCACTCCAAACACCTTTTTGTGATTAATGTAAGCTCAGAACTTGCTGATATGCTTGCTGCTATAAATGAGAAGATGTTAAGATGCTTCGAAGACAAACTTTGGGTGGCATGTTGTATAATGAACTGATCGTATGCAACTAATACACTACATATTAATTTTAGAACAATTGGCTAAGCAGTCTGATTTATACAACAAGCTAAATGACCCAAGGCTTCTCTTTCTTCATATTTTACTAGACCAAACAGGTACTTCTTCTCATTAATAAATTTCTCTGTAGTTTCTGTTCTTATATCCTTTCTTTATTGACACAAAATATTATACAGAACAATATGGGGATCACTTCAGTACCTATTCCCTAAGAATGATAAGAAAGCATGATCTGTTTCAGAACAATGTTCGTGTCTTCAAAAGCATTTAAAGCACATGAAGGTCGACCATGAAGGCTACTGCTGCCTGACTAAAATACCttcttttgcttctaaatGGCCATGATCAATTTCATAGTTTGTTACTTAGAACACAAACTCTCTTAGTATACAATCATTTTTCCCCAAAAGGACAAGAACATAGATTGAAACAgcatatttttgttaaatgtCTACACTAAGATTATTTCTCAGGGCATAACAATTCAGAGTAGCAATAGacaaaatttaaagaataaCATTACCTCATTCTGCAGTTTCTCTTGGTAAATCCCTGCTTTTAAAGTCGCATCTGCAGCTATAGCAAGTACCCCAATTTGCAAAGGGAAAATGGTTTACTCATAATAGGACCTAAtagtttaaataataatattaaaaggaaaaatatatgaatttattttttttcaaaaattagaaattataGATATAATTTAAGTAAAGTATAAATGATTGAATGAAAATGGTTCACTCATAGTAGTAAAACTTtacttgaatttaaaaaattaataaaattctttgGTAATGAAATATTTGCTCGAGCACTTCTTTATGTagtttctcatttttatttatactatGGTTTATATTTAACGTAGTTGTTCTTTATGGTATTTGTT includes the following:
- the LOC108663902 gene encoding probable disease resistance protein At5g63020, whose translation is MGNLLSIPLSCDTIFSRCWDCAAGQAIYTCKLEENLADLNTALDELKERRNDVMRKVNIAEQGNMKQLDQVQGWLSRTEAMINDVDQLITDGPQEIKKLCMGGCFSKNYMSSLRFSKTVSRKLHDVKDLNLKGAFEEVATTAPAALVVERPSDFAIGLESMLNTVWSSFEEKHVGIIGIYGLGGVGKTRLLTEINNRIALSSGGFEVVIWVVVSKGFYVEKVLDDIAKRIGVSSGTWNDKTTEEKATEIFGVLRKKRKRVDLSKVGIPSPTQENGFKLIFTTRSIEVCGQMRADKKIEVTCLPEEKAWQLFEEHVGKDPFDSLPNIRDLAQEVAKECGGLPLALITIGRAMAYKTTYEEWKYAIEVLRRSSATSIFQGMGEKVYPLLKYSFDSLSSDMVRSCLLYCSLFSEDFFILKEWLIDCWIGEGFLDEHDNISQARNQGHHIIGSLIQACLLEEVDDWYVKMHDVIRDMCLWIACTCEAEKWKFFVQAGYQLTKVPEVGKWTGVRRMSLMDNKIENLKEAPNCPDLQSLFLSGNKPLDMIDDDFFQFMCVLKVLDLSRNKGIAEFPMGISKLVSLEYLDLSFTNIRELPIELRALKKLKCFKLQYIDNRIKIPRGLMPGFSKLEILRMIGSFPFYKDEAMEDDNECLVEELQCLNHLNVLTLTVTSAFAVDRFLSTEKLYNFIEWIGLQYLKDSKQLNVLSLASFKSLNTLSLVECESLEEVKTVWEGEGRIIKGAIEIQTSVIASVPCFQSLLDVRIDGCSKLRDITWLILAPNLKRLLVLNCDKMEEIINEIKLRQVVELVKTLNRFSNLQYLVLLNLPELKSIYLDALPYSCMKVIRVRKCPKLRRLPLNSNSAKGNKISIYGEEKWWKELQWEDESTQNAFLPSFIPW